The Candidatus Methylomirabilota bacterium genome has a window encoding:
- a CDS encoding HIT family protein — MGRALTACVFCDRVASGDVMVANELAAAFPDGFPLTPGHTLVVPRRHEADYFALTRDEQTAVWELVNAMRDRLAGEHRPGGFNLGVNVGAAGGQTVGHVHIHLIPRYAGDVDDPRGGIRWIIPARARYWEQSAPGR; from the coding sequence CTGGGGCGCGCGCTGACCGCCTGCGTCTTCTGTGACCGCGTCGCGTCGGGCGACGTCATGGTCGCGAACGAGCTCGCCGCCGCCTTCCCCGACGGCTTCCCGCTGACCCCCGGCCACACGCTGGTCGTCCCCCGGCGCCACGAGGCGGACTACTTCGCGCTCACGCGCGATGAGCAGACCGCGGTGTGGGAGCTGGTCAACGCGATGCGGGACCGGCTCGCGGGTGAGCACCGTCCCGGCGGCTTCAACCTGGGCGTCAACGTCGGCGCGGCGGGCGGCCAGACGGTCGGCCACGTGCACATCCACCTGATCCCCCGCTATGCCGGCGACGTCGACGACCCGCGCGGCGGGATCCGCTGGATCATTCCCGCGAGGGCGCGCTACTGGGAGCAGAGCGCGCCCGGTCGTTAG
- a CDS encoding periplasmic heavy metal sensor yields MRRASVTAAVVTAFAALAAAAWAQHGHGGTGAPGHQAAQACLTEFEQVVGEGRGFGLAFAADQNGYPGPMHVLELKDRLGLTPAQEARAQALMHAMFTESRPKSAALLEAEAKLRRLFAGGAADEAAVRAAAREVERLRGEVRLVHLLAHLKTRDLLTEDQRRIYHEARWGAR; encoded by the coding sequence ATGCGACGAGCGAGCGTGACGGCGGCGGTGGTGACGGCGTTCGCGGCACTCGCGGCCGCGGCGTGGGCCCAGCACGGCCACGGCGGCACGGGCGCGCCGGGACATCAGGCCGCGCAGGCGTGCCTGACGGAGTTCGAGCAGGTCGTGGGCGAGGGGCGCGGCTTCGGCCTGGCCTTCGCCGCCGACCAGAACGGCTACCCCGGCCCGATGCACGTGCTCGAGCTGAAGGACCGCCTCGGGCTTACGCCCGCGCAGGAGGCGCGGGCGCAGGCGCTCATGCACGCGATGTTCACCGAGTCCCGCCCGAAGAGCGCCGCGCTGCTCGAGGCCGAGGCGAAGCTCCGCCGGCTCTTCGCGGGAGGCGCCGCCGACGAAGCCGCGGTGCGGGCCGCCGCCCGCGAGGTCGAGCGCCTGCGCGGCGAGGTCCGGCTCGTCCACCTGCTCGCGCACCTCAAGACGCGCGACCTCCTCACCGAGGATCAGCGGCGCATCTACCACGAGGCGCGCTGGGGCGCGCGCTGA
- a CDS encoding M1 family metallopeptidase: protein MDPYRLPRTALPRRYDIRLEPDLTTLTFRGEETVTLDVTESVSELLLNAVELAIDAASLENDRGQSIPATVSLDEAAERAHLALAAPATSGRWRLRLTFRGALNDKLRGFYRSSYKDATGATRLLAATQFEATDARRAFPCWDEPAFKAVFAVTLAIDPALTAVSNTRVVAERREGGKKVLAFADTITMSTYLVAFVVGELEATEPVVVGRTPVRVWCVPGKKGLAAFGHAVAVASLRFFEEYYGMPYPGDKLDLLAIPDFAAGAMENLGAITFRETALLVDERAASHTELERVADVVAHENAHMWFGDLVTMTWWNGIWLNEAFATFMEMLSVDAWKPEWRRWTTFGVSRAAALTVDGLHSTRPIEFPVRAPRDADAMFDVLTYEKGASVLRMLEQYLGADVFREGVRDYLRRHAYANADTGDLWQALGSASGQPIPAVMDGWIFKPGYPLVSARLDGRELVLAQQRFTYLREPSPGVSSAAESDQRWQVPVQIRVHAGGRHPVTRLLLAEGETRVPQPASFDAVVVNEGGHGFYRVRYTGDLLERLLARLAALAPIERFNLVNDAWAVAVAGLMSLTDYLELTARFREERDRNVWSVLIASLGALHRIVEEADRPRLAALVRDRLGPAFAALAWTPRPEEDELTRQLRGDLARALGVLGDDRRVQAEAAGLYAAHLGGREVDPNVLPALIAILAHAGDAARYDEFLTRFKSATTPQEEQRYLYALAGFRQPELLERTLARTLDGEIRTQDAPFVAHALLLSVHARELAWTFVKKHWDAMDRQYPKHGLRRMAEGVTGLTTPELERDVHAFFRERKIELGGKTLAQYLEQLHIAVSLRAREGVGLAKYLARFA from the coding sequence GTGGATCCCTATCGCCTGCCCCGCACCGCGCTTCCGCGCCGGTACGACATCCGGCTCGAGCCGGACCTGACGACGCTGACCTTCCGCGGGGAGGAGACCGTCACGCTCGACGTGACCGAGTCCGTCTCGGAGCTCCTGCTCAACGCGGTGGAGCTCGCGATCGACGCCGCGAGCCTCGAGAACGACCGCGGCCAGTCCATCCCCGCGACCGTCAGCCTGGACGAGGCGGCCGAGCGCGCCCACCTCGCACTGGCGGCGCCCGCGACGTCCGGCCGGTGGCGCCTGCGTCTGACCTTCCGCGGCGCGCTCAACGACAAGCTCCGCGGCTTTTACCGCTCGAGCTACAAGGACGCGACGGGCGCGACGCGTCTCCTCGCGGCGACCCAGTTCGAGGCGACCGACGCGCGCCGCGCGTTCCCCTGCTGGGACGAGCCCGCGTTCAAGGCGGTCTTCGCGGTGACGCTCGCGATCGATCCGGCCCTCACCGCCGTCTCGAACACGCGCGTGGTCGCCGAGCGCCGCGAGGGTGGCAAGAAGGTCCTCGCCTTCGCCGACACGATCACGATGTCCACGTACCTCGTCGCGTTCGTGGTGGGCGAGCTCGAGGCGACCGAGCCCGTCGTGGTGGGCCGGACCCCGGTGCGCGTCTGGTGCGTGCCGGGCAAGAAGGGGTTGGCGGCGTTCGGCCACGCGGTCGCGGTCGCGTCGCTCCGGTTCTTCGAGGAGTACTACGGCATGCCGTACCCGGGCGACAAGCTCGACCTGCTCGCGATCCCGGACTTCGCCGCGGGCGCCATGGAGAACCTCGGGGCCATCACGTTCCGCGAGACCGCGCTCCTGGTGGACGAGCGCGCCGCGAGCCACACCGAGCTCGAGCGCGTCGCCGACGTCGTCGCGCACGAGAACGCGCACATGTGGTTCGGCGACCTCGTCACGATGACCTGGTGGAACGGCATCTGGCTCAACGAGGCGTTCGCCACGTTCATGGAGATGCTCTCGGTGGACGCGTGGAAGCCGGAGTGGCGGCGCTGGACGACGTTCGGCGTCTCGCGGGCCGCCGCGCTCACGGTGGACGGCCTGCACTCGACGCGGCCGATCGAGTTCCCCGTGCGGGCGCCGCGCGACGCCGACGCGATGTTCGACGTGCTCACCTACGAGAAGGGCGCCTCGGTGCTCCGGATGCTCGAGCAATACCTCGGCGCCGACGTCTTCCGCGAGGGCGTGCGCGACTATCTCCGCCGGCACGCCTACGCCAACGCCGACACCGGCGACCTCTGGCAGGCGCTCGGCAGCGCCTCGGGCCAGCCGATCCCCGCCGTGATGGACGGCTGGATCTTCAAGCCGGGGTACCCGCTCGTCAGCGCGCGGCTCGACGGGCGTGAGCTCGTGCTCGCCCAGCAGCGCTTCACCTACCTCCGCGAGCCCTCGCCCGGCGTGTCGTCCGCGGCCGAGAGCGACCAGCGCTGGCAGGTGCCCGTCCAGATCCGCGTTCACGCGGGCGGCCGGCATCCCGTCACGCGCCTCCTCCTCGCGGAGGGCGAGACGCGGGTGCCGCAGCCCGCGAGCTTCGACGCCGTCGTGGTCAACGAGGGCGGCCACGGCTTCTACCGCGTGCGCTACACGGGCGACCTCCTCGAGCGGCTCCTCGCGCGGCTCGCCGCGCTCGCGCCGATCGAGCGCTTCAACCTCGTGAACGACGCGTGGGCGGTGGCCGTCGCCGGGCTCATGAGTCTCACGGACTATCTCGAGCTCACGGCCCGCTTCCGCGAGGAGCGCGACCGCAACGTGTGGTCGGTGCTGATCGCGTCCCTCGGCGCGCTCCATCGGATCGTGGAGGAGGCCGACCGCCCACGGCTCGCCGCGCTCGTCCGCGACAGGCTCGGGCCGGCGTTCGCGGCGCTCGCCTGGACGCCGCGGCCCGAGGAGGACGAGCTCACACGTCAGCTCCGCGGCGACCTCGCGCGGGCGCTCGGCGTGCTCGGCGACGACCGCCGGGTCCAGGCCGAGGCGGCGGGACTCTACGCGGCGCATCTCGGCGGGCGCGAGGTGGACCCGAACGTGCTCCCCGCGCTCATCGCGATCCTCGCCCACGCCGGCGACGCCGCGCGCTACGACGAGTTTCTGACGCGCTTCAAGTCGGCGACCACGCCGCAGGAGGAGCAGCGCTACCTCTACGCGCTCGCGGGCTTCCGCCAGCCGGAGCTGCTCGAGCGGACGCTCGCCCGCACGCTCGACGGCGAGATCCGCACGCAGGACGCGCCCTTCGTCGCGCACGCGCTCCTCCTCTCCGTCCACGCGCGCGAGCTCGCCTGGACGTTCGTCAAGAAGCACTGGGACGCGATGGACCGCCAGTACCCCAAGCACGGGCTCCGGCGCATGGCCGAGGGCGTGACGGGCCTCACCACGCCCGAGCTCGAGCGCGACGTCCACGCGTTCTTCCGCGAGCGGAAGATCGAGCTCGGCGGCAAGACGCTCGCGCAGTACCTCGAGCAGCTCCACATCGCGGTGAGCCTCCGCGCGCGCGAGGGCGTGGGGCTCGCGAAGTACCTGGCGCGGTTCGCCTGA
- a CDS encoding DUF2877 domain-containing protein — protein MRVARVTVIGWKARAALDAGGGGARVLAPLSASIYLTAGAEILWLGAAGATPHPRAILCADPLDRAARLEPGEPVSVGATRVSPWRPAEVPAGLDAAAAMARGAARLGAAARALGAPDGLGALLVGAPPAFPLDAAAGPARALAAACAANAPEQAAGAAQALLGLGPGLTPSGDDYVGGAFFARALLARAGACDVERWRRAAETVRGAAPRLTHPISVALLGDLLDGDGWAPLHDLARALATDAPVETARDAARRLTRLGHSSGWDLLAGFVAGAAS, from the coding sequence GTGCGCGTCGCCCGCGTGACGGTGATCGGGTGGAAGGCGCGCGCCGCGCTCGATGCCGGCGGCGGCGGCGCGCGGGTCCTCGCTCCGCTCTCCGCGTCCATCTATCTCACCGCCGGCGCCGAGATCCTCTGGCTCGGCGCCGCGGGCGCCACGCCGCACCCGCGCGCGATCCTCTGCGCCGATCCGCTCGATCGCGCCGCCCGCCTCGAGCCGGGCGAGCCCGTGAGCGTCGGGGCGACGCGCGTGTCGCCGTGGCGCCCCGCGGAGGTGCCCGCCGGGCTGGACGCCGCCGCCGCCATGGCCCGCGGCGCCGCGCGTCTCGGCGCCGCGGCGCGGGCGCTCGGCGCTCCCGACGGACTCGGCGCGCTCCTCGTCGGCGCGCCTCCCGCCTTCCCGCTCGACGCCGCCGCCGGCCCCGCCCGGGCGCTCGCGGCGGCGTGCGCGGCGAACGCGCCGGAGCAGGCGGCCGGTGCCGCGCAGGCGCTCCTCGGCCTCGGCCCCGGCCTCACGCCCTCGGGCGACGATTACGTCGGCGGCGCGTTCTTCGCGCGAGCGCTCCTGGCCCGCGCCGGCGCCTGCGACGTCGAGCGCTGGCGCCGGGCCGCGGAGACCGTGCGCGGCGCCGCGCCGCGGCTCACCCACCCGATCAGCGTGGCGCTCCTCGGCGACCTCCTCGACGGCGACGGCTGGGCGCCGCTCCACGACCTGGCGCGCGCTCTGGCGACGGACGCGCCGGTGGAGACCGCCCGCGACGCCGCGCGGCGTCTCACGCGTCTCGGACACTCGTCCGGCTGGGACCTGCTCGCGGGATTCGTCGCGGGCGCAGCCTCCTGA
- a CDS encoding multiheme c-type cytochrome — protein MCSRTWLALMLLVAGCAAAATREGLEPVETFVARHWRQPLAPQGPPPTRFSPLEASLAPEACGACHPVQFSDWRTSLHAASMGPGIAGQLAEMLESSPGEALQCHQCHAPLAEQAPRVPGTLAPNPAFDPTLAPRGIPCAACHVRGHRRFGPPRRDGSLESAAPRETLPHGGVTRTPAYLASEFCRDCHQFRPDGYALNGKLLEDTYNEWKASRFAAAGTQCQDCHMPDRRHLWRGIHDPDMVRGGLAISLTEDAARAPDGIAARLVVESTGVGHRFPTYVTPVVLLRAELIDAAGRPIAGTGEERRIAREVTLDLERELADTRLPPGGRAELAYARRLDGAAAAARFSVLVYPDAFYTAFFEALLRQGAGRGEAQVRETLDATRRSPYTLFERVVPAR, from the coding sequence ATGTGCTCGCGGACCTGGCTCGCGCTCATGCTGCTCGTCGCCGGGTGCGCGGCCGCGGCCACGCGCGAGGGCCTCGAGCCGGTGGAGACCTTCGTCGCGCGCCACTGGCGTCAGCCGCTCGCGCCGCAGGGGCCGCCGCCCACGCGCTTCTCGCCGCTCGAGGCGTCGCTCGCGCCCGAGGCCTGCGGCGCCTGCCACCCGGTGCAATTCTCGGACTGGCGCACGAGCCTGCACGCGGCGTCCATGGGCCCGGGGATCGCCGGCCAGCTCGCTGAGATGCTGGAGTCGAGTCCCGGCGAGGCGCTCCAGTGTCACCAGTGCCACGCCCCGCTCGCCGAGCAGGCGCCACGCGTGCCCGGGACGCTCGCACCGAACCCGGCCTTCGATCCGACGCTCGCTCCGCGCGGCATCCCGTGCGCGGCCTGCCACGTGCGCGGCCACCGGCGCTTCGGCCCGCCGCGGCGCGACGGCTCGCTCGAGAGCGCGGCGCCGCGCGAGACGCTGCCGCACGGCGGCGTCACCCGCACGCCCGCGTACCTCGCCTCGGAGTTCTGCCGGGACTGCCACCAGTTCCGCCCCGACGGCTACGCGCTGAACGGCAAGCTGCTCGAGGACACCTACAACGAGTGGAAGGCGAGCCGCTTCGCGGCGGCGGGCACGCAGTGCCAGGACTGCCACATGCCCGACCGCCGCCACCTCTGGCGCGGCATCCACGACCCGGACATGGTCCGCGGCGGGCTCGCCATCTCGCTGACCGAGGACGCCGCGCGAGCGCCCGACGGCATCGCCGCGCGCCTGGTCGTCGAGAGCACGGGCGTCGGCCACCGGTTCCCGACGTACGTCACGCCCGTCGTCCTCCTGCGCGCCGAGCTGATCGACGCGGCGGGGCGTCCGATCGCGGGAACCGGCGAGGAGCGGCGCATCGCCCGCGAGGTGACGCTCGACCTCGAGCGCGAGCTGGCGGACACACGCCTCCCGCCGGGCGGGCGCGCCGAGCTCGCGTACGCGCGGCGGCTCGACGGGGCCGCCGCGGCCGCGCGCTTCAGCGTGCTGGTCTACCCGGACGCGTTCTACACGGCGTTCTTCGAGGCGCTCCTGCGTCAGGGCGCCGGGCGCGGCGAGGCCCAGGTGCGCGAGACGCTCGACGCGACCCGGCGCTCGCCGTACACGCTCTTCGAGCGCGTCGTGCCCGCGCGATGA
- a CDS encoding gamma-glutamyltransferase has protein sequence MTAATRWAEASATRGVVASPHALASEAGLAILRRGGNAVDAAIAAAATLAVVYPHMNGVGGDNVWLIYDAGRARLRALDAAGRSAATATLEAYRARHTAMPVRGGAAALTVPGAVSGWWEAHAYSRDVMASRLAWATLVEHAVVTAREGFPVSACQRRMTSSAAATLFASGAPDEVRRTLWPLFHPERLAADRFVQPELAATLAAVAEGGAEEFYRGTLARRLAAAAAAVGSPLAIEDLFAHRADWVEPLRVPYRAGEAASLPPPTQGFAALAILTLLAGFDVGAVDDADLIHLTVEATKLAFEDRDRWLTDPTTDDVPVAQCLDAARLAERRRLISRRRARPADRAPQAGDTIAVVTADAAGNAVSLIQSLYHEFGAGVVAGDTGVLLQNRGAFFSLDPAHPNRLAPGKRTATTLIPSMYLVGGRPRFVYGTMGGEGQPQTQAALVVRMVDQGLGPQAAVEAPRWLLGRTWGEPTRALRLESRFGPEVAGSLRGRGHAVEVIEAWSDLAGHAQAIALDPDGLRAGSDPRADGAALGC, from the coding sequence GTGACCGCCGCCACTCGCTGGGCCGAGGCGAGCGCGACGCGCGGCGTGGTCGCCTCGCCCCACGCGCTCGCCTCCGAGGCCGGCCTCGCGATCCTCCGGCGTGGCGGCAACGCCGTGGACGCGGCGATCGCCGCCGCCGCCACGCTCGCGGTCGTCTACCCGCACATGAACGGTGTCGGCGGCGACAACGTGTGGCTGATCTACGACGCCGGGCGCGCGCGCCTGCGCGCGCTGGACGCTGCCGGACGCTCGGCGGCGACGGCGACCCTCGAGGCCTACCGCGCGCGCCACACGGCGATGCCGGTCCGGGGCGGCGCCGCGGCGCTCACCGTCCCCGGTGCGGTGTCGGGCTGGTGGGAAGCGCACGCGTACAGCCGCGACGTCATGGCCTCGCGCCTCGCGTGGGCGACGCTCGTCGAGCACGCGGTCGTCACGGCGCGCGAGGGATTCCCCGTCTCTGCGTGCCAGCGCCGGATGACCTCGAGCGCGGCGGCGACGCTCTTCGCGTCCGGCGCGCCGGACGAGGTGCGGCGGACGCTCTGGCCGCTCTTTCATCCCGAGCGCCTCGCCGCCGACCGGTTCGTCCAGCCGGAGCTCGCGGCGACGCTGGCGGCCGTGGCCGAGGGCGGAGCGGAGGAGTTCTACCGCGGGACGCTCGCCCGCCGCCTCGCGGCCGCCGCCGCGGCGGTCGGCAGCCCGCTCGCCATCGAGGACCTGTTCGCGCATCGCGCCGACTGGGTCGAGCCGCTCCGCGTGCCGTACCGCGCGGGCGAGGCGGCGAGCCTGCCCCCGCCCACGCAGGGCTTCGCCGCTCTCGCGATCCTCACCCTCCTCGCGGGCTTCGATGTGGGCGCCGTCGACGACGCCGACCTGATCCATCTAACCGTGGAAGCCACGAAGCTCGCCTTCGAGGACCGCGACCGGTGGCTCACCGACCCGACGACCGACGACGTCCCCGTGGCGCAGTGTCTCGACGCCGCACGGCTCGCCGAGCGCCGGCGGCTCATCTCGCGGCGCCGCGCGCGGCCCGCGGACCGCGCGCCCCAGGCGGGCGACACGATCGCCGTCGTCACCGCGGACGCCGCGGGCAACGCCGTCTCGCTGATCCAGAGCCTCTACCACGAGTTCGGCGCGGGCGTGGTCGCGGGCGACACCGGCGTCTTGCTGCAGAACCGCGGCGCGTTCTTCTCGCTCGATCCCGCGCATCCCAACCGCCTCGCGCCCGGGAAGCGCACGGCCACCACGCTGATTCCCTCGATGTACCTCGTCGGCGGTCGCCCGCGCTTCGTCTACGGCACGATGGGCGGCGAGGGCCAGCCGCAGACCCAGGCCGCGCTGGTCGTCCGCATGGTGGATCAAGGCCTCGGTCCGCAGGCCGCCGTCGAGGCGCCGCGGTGGCTCTTAGGCCGGACGTGGGGCGAGCCGACGCGCGCGCTGCGCCTCGAGTCGCGCTTCGGCCCCGAGGTCGCCGGGTCCCTCCGCGGCCGCGGCCACGCCGTGGAGGTGATCGAGGCGTGGAGCGATCTCGCGGGCCACGCTCAGGCGATCGCGCTCGATCCCGACGGCCTGCGTGCCGGCTCGGACCCGCGGGCCGACGGCGCCGCGCTCGGCTGCTAG